One part of the Flavobacterium johnsoniae UW101 genome encodes these proteins:
- a CDS encoding LysM peptidoglycan-binding domain-containing protein has product MSLQDKYRELTNLAGDLQIANLQVREQDNVLYIDGTAKSAADKEKLWNAYGEIDPDYRSGDVVMNIEVEEHVSREYTVEAGDSLSKIGKAYGVSWQDIFEANRDVISNPDLIQPGWKLKIPTV; this is encoded by the coding sequence ATGAGTTTACAAGATAAATACAGAGAACTGACCAATTTAGCCGGCGATTTACAAATAGCCAATTTACAGGTTAGAGAACAAGATAATGTGCTGTATATTGACGGTACAGCAAAATCTGCAGCAGATAAAGAAAAACTTTGGAATGCTTATGGAGAAATTGATCCGGATTATCGTTCTGGAGATGTAGTAATGAATATTGAAGTAGAAGAACATGTTTCGAGAGAATATACAGTTGAAGCTGGTGATTCTCTTTCTAAAATAGGAAAAGCATATGGAGTTTCCTGGCAGGATATTTTTGAAGCCAATAGAGACGTTATTTCAAACCCCGATTTGATTCAGCCAGGCTGGAAGTTGAAAATACCAACAGTATAA
- a CDS encoding BON domain-containing protein, translating to MKIKSILLGTGLAFSLLACSAKDADIEKEINAKLNDTPGIHVTVHEGVATIVGTCDDDAFKKNIESSVKSVKGVKTVINNCQIPEPNVEPAAAAVIINSDADLDKSVHKIVDAYDGVSATVVGGVITLSGEIKRDKLQPLMQSLQELKPKKVDNKLTIK from the coding sequence ATGAAAATCAAATCAATTTTATTGGGAACGGGGCTTGCCTTTTCTTTATTGGCTTGCAGCGCTAAAGATGCTGATATTGAAAAAGAAATCAATGCAAAACTAAATGATACACCAGGAATACATGTAACAGTGCATGAAGGTGTTGCGACCATTGTGGGAACTTGTGATGATGATGCTTTCAAGAAAAACATTGAGAGTTCTGTTAAATCAGTTAAAGGAGTCAAAACTGTAATAAACAACTGCCAGATTCCAGAGCCAAATGTAGAACCAGCGGCAGCAGCTGTTATAATTAATTCTGATGCTGATTTAGATAAATCGGTACATAAAATTGTGGATGCTTATGATGGTGTCAGCGCAACAGTTGTGGGTGGTGTAATTACCCTTTCAGGAGAAATAAAAAGAGATAAACTACAGCCATTGATGCAGAGTTTACAAGAACTGAAACCCAAAAAAGTTGATAACAAATTAACTATTAAATAA
- the dnaX gene encoding DNA polymerase III subunit gamma/tau — protein sequence MEQFVVSARKYRPQTFKDVVGQKAITNTLLNAIESNHLASALLFTGPRGVGKTTCARILARKINQPGYDDPTEDFAFNVFELDAASNNSVDDIRNLIDQVRIPPQTGQYKVYIIDEVHMLSSAAFNAFLKTLEEPPKHAIFILATTEKHKILPTILSRCQIFDFKRITVKDAKEHLADVAESQGINFEDDALHIIAQKADGAMRDALSIFDRVVSYCGTNLTRQAVTENLNVLDYETYITVTDLILENKIPDLLIAYNDILAKGFDGHHFIAGLASHFRDLLVSKTPSTIALLEVGEQAQQMYGVQSQKCSQEFLLKGIDIANDCDLKYKLSQNQRLLVELCLMQLASINFDGEKKKLSNS from the coding sequence ATGGAACAATTTGTAGTATCGGCTCGTAAATACCGTCCGCAGACATTTAAGGATGTTGTGGGACAAAAAGCCATTACCAACACTTTGTTGAACGCTATCGAAAGCAATCACCTGGCTTCGGCTCTTTTATTTACGGGACCTCGTGGAGTTGGTAAAACAACCTGCGCTCGTATTTTGGCTCGAAAAATAAATCAGCCTGGATATGATGATCCTACAGAAGATTTTGCTTTTAACGTTTTTGAGCTGGATGCTGCTTCAAACAACTCGGTTGATGATATTCGTAATCTTATCGATCAGGTTAGAATTCCGCCGCAAACAGGACAATATAAAGTATATATCATTGACGAGGTTCATATGTTGTCTTCTGCCGCTTTTAATGCTTTCCTTAAAACATTAGAAGAGCCGCCAAAGCACGCTATTTTCATTTTAGCTACAACAGAAAAACACAAAATCCTTCCAACGATTTTATCACGTTGTCAGATTTTTGATTTTAAACGAATTACAGTTAAAGATGCTAAAGAACATTTAGCAGATGTTGCTGAAAGTCAAGGAATCAATTTTGAAGACGATGCATTACACATTATTGCTCAAAAAGCAGATGGTGCAATGCGTGATGCGTTATCTATTTTTGACCGTGTCGTTTCGTATTGCGGTACTAACCTGACACGTCAGGCTGTAACGGAAAACTTAAATGTTTTAGATTACGAAACCTATATTACAGTTACAGATTTAATTCTTGAAAATAAAATTCCGGATCTTTTAATTGCTTACAACGATATTCTTGCAAAAGGTTTTGACGGGCATCATTTTATTGCCGGATTAGCGTCTCATTTTAGAGATTTATTAGTCAGCAAAACACCTTCGACTATTGCTTTATTAGAAGTTGGAGAACAAGCACAGCAGATGTACGGAGTACAATCTCAAAAGTGTTCTCAGGAATTTCTATTAAAAGGAATTGACATTGCAAACGACTGCGACCTAAAATACAAATTGAGTCAAAATCAGCGTCTTTTAGTTGAATTATGTTTGATGCAATTGGCCTCTATCAACTTTGATGGAGAAAAAAAAAAGTTGAGCAATTCATAA
- a CDS encoding NAD(P)H-dependent oxidoreductase codes for MKNILIINGHPNPDSFNFAIAESYKKGADASGAQVETITIADLNFNPNLKFGYQKRTELEPDLLESWEKIKRADHLVWIHPVWWGGLPAVAKGFIDRLFLPGMAFQYRENSVWWDKLLKGKTAHIITTLDQPGWFYRLSFGRPSVNQLKKSTLGFCGVKPVKVSYIGIIKNSDENQRKKWLEKVYNFGVRNK; via the coding sequence ATGAAAAACATCTTGATCATAAACGGGCACCCAAACCCCGACAGTTTTAATTTTGCTATTGCAGAATCTTATAAAAAAGGTGCAGATGCTTCTGGAGCACAAGTAGAAACAATAACAATTGCGGATTTAAACTTTAATCCCAATTTAAAATTTGGTTACCAAAAACGAACTGAATTAGAACCTGATTTACTCGAATCATGGGAAAAAATAAAAAGAGCCGATCATTTAGTGTGGATTCATCCCGTTTGGTGGGGCGGACTTCCGGCAGTTGCAAAAGGATTTATTGATCGTTTGTTTTTACCCGGAATGGCTTTTCAGTATCGTGAAAACTCCGTTTGGTGGGATAAATTGCTCAAAGGTAAAACGGCACATATTATAACCACTTTAGATCAGCCCGGATGGTTTTATAGATTGTCTTTTGGAAGACCAAGCGTAAATCAGTTAAAAAAATCAACTTTGGGATTTTGCGGTGTAAAACCCGTAAAAGTCAGTTACATCGGAATTATTAAAAATTCTGATGAAAATCAAAGAAAAAAATGGCTCGAAAAAGTATATAATTTCGGTGTCCGAAATAAATAA
- a CDS encoding Crp/Fnr family transcriptional regulator, producing the protein MKSVFQSIQDFSKDELSLLDDLITFRILKKGEFLLTENQVCNEIVFIKKGILRSFFLNHKGDEITNCFAFENEFMASFASFITQEKAEENVQALVDTELQVLDRKALEKLYQASINWQETGRKLTEMEFVNLQKRMVSFQKLSGAQRYEELYKNHQKYLQLIPLQYLASYLGVTPRHLSRIRKAMV; encoded by the coding sequence ATGAAATCAGTTTTTCAGTCCATACAAGATTTCTCCAAAGATGAATTGTCTCTTTTAGATGATTTGATAACTTTTCGCATACTTAAAAAAGGAGAATTTTTACTGACTGAAAATCAGGTTTGCAATGAAATAGTATTTATAAAAAAAGGAATTTTGCGTTCCTTTTTTTTGAATCATAAAGGAGACGAAATTACGAACTGTTTTGCTTTTGAAAATGAATTTATGGCCTCATTTGCCAGCTTCATTACACAGGAAAAAGCAGAAGAAAATGTTCAGGCTTTAGTCGATACAGAATTGCAGGTTTTAGATCGAAAAGCTTTAGAGAAACTGTATCAAGCCAGCATTAACTGGCAGGAAACCGGAAGAAAATTGACAGAAATGGAATTTGTAAATCTTCAAAAAAGGATGGTTTCATTTCAAAAATTATCGGGCGCACAGCGTTATGAAGAGCTGTATAAAAATCATCAAAAATATCTGCAGTTAATTCCGCTGCAATATCTGGCTTCTTATTTAGGTGTTACACCAAGACATTTAAGCCGAATTCGAAAAGCAATGGTTTGA
- a CDS encoding Ppx/GppA phosphatase family protein — MIKIRKFAAIDIGSNAMRLLISNVVEQDGKEPQFNKSSLVRVPIRLGQDAFTVGEISPENIDRMVDAMKAFNLLMKVHKVERYMAFATSAMREAYNAKEVVALIKKKADIKIEIIDGKKEAAIIASTDLHHLIKSDETYLFVDVGGGSTEFTLFSDGKMINSRSFKAGTVRLLNNMVHDVVWDEIEKWIKTNTADYEEVTLIGSGGNINKLFKMSGKQQEKPLSYIYINSQYAFLNSLTYEQRIAELGLNSDRADVIIHATRIYLNAMKWSGARQIYVPKIGLSDGIVKAMYYGKI; from the coding sequence ATGATTAAAATTAGGAAATTTGCAGCAATAGATATCGGTTCAAATGCCATGAGGCTGTTGATATCAAATGTTGTAGAACAAGATGGAAAAGAACCCCAGTTTAATAAAAGTTCGCTTGTTCGTGTGCCAATTCGTTTGGGACAAGATGCCTTTACAGTAGGCGAAATATCACCAGAAAATATAGACCGAATGGTTGATGCCATGAAAGCATTTAACCTTTTAATGAAAGTACATAAAGTAGAACGCTATATGGCATTTGCAACTTCGGCAATGCGTGAAGCGTATAATGCTAAAGAAGTTGTGGCTTTAATTAAGAAAAAAGCCGACATAAAAATCGAAATTATTGATGGTAAAAAAGAAGCAGCAATTATTGCTTCTACAGATTTACATCATTTAATAAAATCTGATGAAACTTATCTTTTTGTTGATGTTGGCGGAGGAAGCACCGAATTTACGTTGTTCTCTGATGGAAAAATGATCAATTCAAGATCTTTCAAAGCAGGAACTGTTCGTTTATTAAATAATATGGTTCACGATGTGGTTTGGGATGAAATTGAAAAATGGATTAAAACCAACACAGCAGATTATGAAGAAGTTACCCTGATTGGATCTGGAGGAAATATCAATAAATTGTTTAAAATGTCTGGAAAGCAGCAGGAAAAACCGCTTTCGTACATTTATATCAATTCTCAGTATGCCTTTTTAAATTCATTGACTTACGAACAGAGAATCGCCGAATTAGGTTTGAACTCTGACCGTGCCGACGTAATCATCCATGCTACCCGTATTTACTTAAATGCAATGAAATGGAGCGGCGCACGCCAGATTTATGTTCCAAAAATTGGACTTTCTGACGGAATTGTAAAAGCAATGTATTACGGTAAAATTTAA
- the ppk1 gene encoding polyphosphate kinase 1: MYEQKYIDREKSWLAFNARVLQEAADNTVPLLDRLRFVGIFSNNLDEFFRVRYAAIRRLSLSGISGEKYLGRISAHQLIKDITEIVIQQQSESLRILGNIESELEAENIFIINEDQVTPKQECFLKDFFMQKLSPELVTIILNDLAVFPILKDTAGYLAVRLELKTDEVRYALIEIPKTINRFVVLPSEDEKQYVILIDDVIRLKLKNIFNIFDYKSVSAHMIKITRDAQLDIDSDLSKSMLEKIASSVKDRRIGEPVRFIYDSLIEEDTLRFFLDKMKIVETDSIIPGGRYHNRRDYMDFPNLGRYDLLYKPNEPLPVPGLSLDGSILEKISKKDYLVHAPYQSFAYLTKFLREAALDPKVTSIKITLYRLAKNSQIISSLINAAKNGKRVVVQIELQARFDEASNISYAEQMQTEGIELIFGIKGLKVHSKICVIERTEDGKNRRYGFISTGNFNESTAKIYTDVTLFTCHQGILKDTSKIFEFFDINYRVHRYKHLIVSPHYTRTKFVKLIDREILHALAGRKTFIKLKMNSLSDFKMIDKLYEASNAGVKIQLNVRGICCLIPGIPGMSENIEAISIVDNYLEHTRVYIFGNAGLNEVYISSADFMTRNLDGRVEVTCPVYDHEIKKELIDNFNIAWKGNVKVRYHSYKLDNKYKPRNHHAPFRAQFETYKYYQNKVAVLEEVPQKVN, encoded by the coding sequence GTGTACGAACAGAAATATATCGATAGAGAAAAAAGCTGGTTAGCGTTTAATGCAAGAGTACTTCAGGAAGCGGCAGATAATACCGTTCCTCTTTTAGACCGACTGCGATTTGTTGGAATTTTTTCAAACAATTTAGATGAGTTTTTTAGAGTTCGATATGCTGCTATTCGCAGATTAAGTCTTTCCGGTATTTCCGGAGAAAAATATTTAGGCAGAATTTCTGCTCATCAATTAATTAAAGATATTACCGAAATCGTAATTCAGCAGCAATCTGAAAGTTTACGCATTCTAGGTAATATTGAAAGTGAGCTCGAAGCCGAAAACATTTTTATTATTAATGAAGATCAGGTAACTCCAAAACAAGAATGTTTCCTAAAGGACTTTTTTATGCAAAAATTAAGTCCTGAATTGGTAACCATCATCTTAAATGATTTGGCCGTTTTTCCTATTTTAAAAGATACAGCAGGATATTTAGCAGTTCGTTTAGAATTAAAAACCGATGAGGTTCGTTATGCCTTAATTGAAATTCCTAAAACCATCAACAGATTTGTAGTTCTTCCTTCTGAAGATGAAAAACAATACGTAATCTTAATTGATGATGTAATTCGTTTAAAACTAAAAAATATCTTCAATATATTTGATTATAAGAGTGTTTCGGCACATATGATCAAAATTACCAGAGATGCACAATTGGATATCGATAGCGATTTGAGTAAAAGTATGCTCGAAAAAATTGCTTCATCTGTAAAAGACCGCCGAATAGGAGAACCAGTTCGTTTTATTTACGACAGCCTAATTGAAGAAGATACTCTGCGTTTCTTTTTAGATAAAATGAAAATTGTAGAAACCGACAGTATAATTCCGGGAGGAAGATATCATAACCGCCGTGATTATATGGATTTTCCAAATCTCGGACGTTACGATTTATTGTACAAACCAAACGAGCCATTGCCGGTTCCGGGTTTAAGTCTTGATGGAAGTATATTAGAGAAAATCTCTAAAAAAGATTATTTGGTTCATGCGCCTTATCAGTCATTTGCTTATCTAACAAAGTTTTTGCGTGAAGCAGCCTTAGACCCAAAAGTAACCAGTATTAAAATTACACTTTACCGTCTGGCAAAAAACTCTCAGATTATCAGTTCATTAATAAATGCAGCCAAAAACGGAAAACGTGTGGTAGTACAAATTGAACTTCAGGCGCGTTTTGACGAAGCTTCGAATATTTCTTATGCTGAGCAGATGCAGACCGAAGGAATAGAACTTATTTTTGGAATAAAAGGATTAAAAGTACACAGTAAAATTTGTGTAATCGAAAGAACCGAAGATGGAAAAAACCGTCGTTATGGATTTATTTCTACAGGAAACTTCAACGAATCGACTGCTAAAATTTATACCGATGTAACACTTTTTACCTGCCATCAGGGAATTTTAAAAGATACCTCTAAAATATTCGAGTTTTTCGACATCAATTACAGAGTACACCGATACAAGCATTTAATCGTTTCACCTCATTATACAAGAACCAAATTTGTAAAACTAATAGACCGTGAAATTCTTCATGCTCTGGCTGGAAGAAAAACATTTATTAAGTTAAAAATGAATAGTTTGTCAGACTTTAAAATGATTGATAAATTATACGAAGCAAGTAATGCAGGAGTAAAAATTCAGTTAAATGTAAGAGGAATTTGCTGCTTGATTCCAGGAATTCCGGGAATGAGCGAAAATATTGAAGCCATAAGTATTGTCGATAATTATTTAGAACATACAAGAGTATACATTTTTGGAAATGCCGGCCTAAACGAAGTATATATTTCTTCTGCCGATTTTATGACCAGAAATCTTGACGGAAGAGTAGAAGTAACCTGTCCGGTTTACGATCACGAAATCAAAAAAGAATTAATTGACAATTTCAATATCGCCTGGAAAGGAAACGTAAAAGTAAGATATCATTCATACAAATTAGATAATAAATATAAGCCTCGAAACCATCATGCCCCATTTAGAGCACAATTTGAAACCTATAAATATTATCAAAATAAAGTAGCAGTACTGGAAGAGGTTCCTCAAAAAGTAAACTAA
- a CDS encoding SixA phosphatase family protein, with the protein MKNLILIRHAKSSWEAPLKDFDRPLQKRGILDAHEVSTHISKYLPKTYIVWSSTAARASETALIFAQNISYPIDSIVYRDDLYTFDERQLEKVIKSCDNSFESVILFGHNEAITNFVNKFGDVFIDNVPTSGFVSLQFDSDSWDTIDKGKTNKTIFPKDLK; encoded by the coding sequence ATGAAAAATTTAATTTTAATACGTCATGCAAAATCAAGTTGGGAAGCACCTTTAAAAGATTTCGACAGACCTTTGCAAAAAAGAGGAATCTTAGATGCGCATGAAGTTTCTACTCATATTTCAAAATATCTTCCTAAAACCTATATAGTATGGAGCAGTACTGCTGCACGTGCCTCAGAAACTGCTTTAATCTTTGCTCAAAACATTTCATATCCTATAGACAGCATAGTTTACAGAGATGATTTGTATACTTTTGATGAAAGACAACTCGAAAAGGTTATTAAATCTTGTGATAATAGTTTCGAAAGCGTTATTCTTTTCGGACATAACGAGGCTATTACAAATTTTGTTAATAAATTTGGAGATGTTTTTATTGATAATGTTCCAACTTCCGGCTTTGTTTCACTGCAATTTGATTCAGACAGCTGGGACACAATCGATAAAGGCAAAACCAATAAAACTATATTCCCCAAAGACTTAAAATAA